CAGACCATCTTCTTCACGGCCTGCGCCGTTTTCTCTCTCTTCCTGCCCCGCCTGGGCGACCTGGCTGGCCGTAAGAAGGTCCTGCTGGGCATGCTTTCGCTCACGGCGGTTGGCTGCGTCATCTCCGCGCTCGCGGTCAACGTGCCCATGCTGATGGTGGGCCGCGTGATCCAGGGCGTGGCAGGCCCCGTAGTCCCCATGACCCTCATCATGCTCCACAATCGCGTGACCGATGAAGCCCGCTATGCCAAGCTCATGTCGCTCCTGACCGCTGTCAACGGTGGCATCGGCGGTGTGGACGCTATCCTCGGCGGTTGGCTGGCCGGCACCTTCGGTTTCCGCGCCGTCTTCTGGTTCATGGTTGCCATCGCTGTCATCGCCGTCATTTTGGTGGCTGTCTATGCCGACGAGAGTCACGCCGATGAAACACCGCGCATGGACTGGGCCGGCGTGCTCACCCTGTGCATCGCCTTCCTCCTGGCCTACCTGGCTATCAACGAGGTCGAGAAGCTGGCCCAAGCCAACTGGATCATGGTGATCGTTGAAATCGTTGTGGCAGCAGCCTTCTTCGTGGCTTTCTGGCAGATCGAGACCCGCTCTAAGGCTCCTATGGTCACTACCCACTACCTGAAGCAGCGCCGCACCTGGGGCCTGCTCCTGACGACCTTGCTCACCATGACCGGCGTCTTCGCCATCATGAACGGCATTGTGCCAGACATCGCCCAGAACGCCAAGTACGGTGCCGGTCTCTCGGCCAGTGTCGTCTCCTTTGCCACCCTGACGCCCTACGCCTTGGTGGGCCTCGCTTTCGGCCCGGTGGCAGGCATGCTAGCCTCCAAGTTCGGCTATCGGACGGTCCTGCGCGCTGGCCTGATCGTGACAGTTATTGGCCTCCTCTTCGGCATTTACGTCAGCAAAGCGCCCAGCGTTTGGGCCCTGGTGGTGCTCTCCATCATCCTCGGCATGTCCTACGCCGGCACGGCCAACATCATGCTTAACGGCCTGGGCATCGTCCTGTCGCCAGCGGACAACACTGGCTACCTGCCTGGCTTGAACGCGGGTGCCTTCAACCTGGGTTCCGGCCTGTCCTACGCCGTGCTCTACGCCTTTATGAACGCCTTCACCGGCTCTGGCAACGCCACCTCCGGCTATGTGGCGAGCATGGTTGGCGCTGTAGTGCTGCTGGCCCTGGCCTACCTGTCCTCCCTGCTGATTCCCAAGCACGGCGACGACTGAGCGCTTGGGCTCGCTCACACGAATATGAGTTGAGTTGCACATGCGCCGGTAGAGCCTCTCAAACATCGTATAGCTAGTGTTTGAGAGGCTCTATCCTTATGCTCCCAAGCCATTTGCCAGCCCACCGGAGTTATCAGAAGCGCTCGTCAAGATATCCTCGAAGGCCAGCAGCAGTAGGTAGGTCTGCGCAATCGTGTACTTTGTTAAAATTTTCTGTCGCTCCTGGCGGGGCGAATGCGCCGCGCAGCGTAAACTTATGGTGGAAATATCAGCTGGGAGGCGAGTATGCGGCGTTGGGCATTGGGCTTGCTCAAGAATGAAACCGTACTCGTCGTAGCCGCAGTCATAGCGCTCATATCCTGCTTATTCGTGCTGCCAGACAAGCAGTATGCCGGCTATATTCATTACAACACCCTGGCTCAGCTGGGCTCGCTGATGGTGGTGGTCTGCGGTTTCCAGCGTATCGGCGTCTTTCATCTGATTGGCTCGAACCTGCTGGCCCGGGTGCATACGGTGCGCGGCCTGGTGCTTGTGCTCACGGCTCTGCCCTTCTTCTCCAGCATGTTGATTACCAACGATGTGGCGCTGGTCACCTTCATTCCCTTTGCCATCGCTGTGCTCATTATGGCCGGCATGCAAGAGCGCACGTTCTTAGTGGCTACACTGATGACCCTGGGCGCCAATCTCGGTTCCATGTTCACGCCCATCGGCAACGCCCACAATCTGTACTTAAAGGCCCGCTCGGATATTCCTACGACCGAATTTCTGGCAATTATGGCTCCTTACACCCTGCTTGCCGCCCTCATGCTCTGCTTGGTTATTTGGTGCACGTTTGGCAAGGAGCAGGCCTCTATTTTGCAAGATTTGGAGGCTCGCCGCATCCAGGAGTCGGTGCTGGCCCCTGAGCAAGATAGCATTCAACCCCAGGTGCAAGTGGCTCCCTGTGAAGGCTGGCGGCTGGCGGTCTACGGTGCCCTCTTTATGGTCTGCCTGCTGGGTGTGGGTGGCATCCTGCCTCAGTGGGTCATGGTGCTGATTGTGGCGGCCGGCTTCTTCCTGTGCGATTGGCGGGTTTTCTTGCAGGTCGACTGGGGCCTCCTGCTCACGTTCGTGGCCTTCTTTATTTTCATTGGCAACGCCCGCCGTATTCCTGAGTTCTACAATCTCGTCTCCGGCCTGGTCGGGCATTACCCCCTGCTGACCTCCGTCATTTCCAGCCAGGTCATCAGCAACGTGCCCACCTCCCTGCTGGTTTCCGGCTTTTCCACGGCCTGGCGGCAGATTATTGTCGGCACTAACTTGGGCGGCTTGGGCACGCTGATTGCATCTATGGCTTCGCTGATTTCCTACAAGGCCGTGGTCAAAAAGTATCCGGGGAGCAAGGGCCGTTATCTGAAGGTCTACACCTTGTGGAACGTGATTTTCTTGCTGGTCTTGCTGGCGCTCGCCCTGCTCATCGAGTGACTTGGAGCGCAGGCGCGAGCGAAGGCATTAGAAGGCAAAAAAGGCAAGCGCGAGCAAGTGTGGCATTGGCCACCTTTTCGTAACTTTTTGCCCGCGCCTCTGTATTTTTCACCGTCGATTCCCTATACTGCCCAGAAGAGTCCGGCGCGTGGGTTGCTGGCTCAGGGCAGGAGAATAGAGGCTTCTTATGGCGACTTCGATTTTTACCCGGCGTAACGCTGGCATTCTCGCAGGCATTTTCACCCTGGCCATGCTCTCTCGCTTCGATTCGATTATCTCCCCATCAGTCGCGTCCATTCAAGCGTCATTCCCGCAGGTCAACCCTGCCACGGTGGAGTCGGTGGCTACGGTGGGTGCAACGGCGGCAGTGGTGTCGGCGCTCATTTTCGGCAAGCTTATGGAGTGGCTGACTTTCAAGGTCGTGGGCATCATCTCCTGCTGCTTCATTGCTTTCGGCGGTCTCATGCCGCTGGCTTTTCACTCAAGTGTGACTGAGCTGCTCATTTTCGCGGTCATCACAGGATTCGGCGCGGGAATATTGACGACCATGCTGCCCTCGTTCTCGGCGCGCTTCTTCCGGGGCCCGCAGCTCTCTGGTCTGATGGGCAAAGTGCTGGCCATGCAGGACGGCTCATCTATGGTCATCCTGGCCCTGGGCGGCCTGCTGGCTACTGGCGGTTGGGTGCGCAACTACTGGCTCTATGGGCTGGCCCTGCTCGGTCTCGTACTCGTGATTTGCTTTGTGCCTGCTGTCAAGGCGGCTCAACCGGACGAGGTGTTTGAAGATCAACCGGCTAAGGAGCTGGAAGCGCTTCCAGCGAGCACTGGCTCGACTCAAGAGACTGGTCGGACGAAGCAGAGTACGGGCGCTATAGCTGTCTGCATTCTGATTGGCTTTTTCAGCATTTTCCTGGTGGCAGTGCTCTACAACAAGCTGGCGGTCTACATCGATGAATACCACTTGGGCGGCACGGATGCAGCCGGTTTTGCACTCATGTTCAACACGGGCTCGTCAGTCGTAATAGGGCTGTCTATCAACCGCATACGCGCCTTGCTCCGCCATTTCACCATACCGATGGCCTTTGTGCTGATGGCCCTGGGATCGCTCGTGTTTATTGCGACGCGCGCATTTGCGCTGGTCTGCCTGGCGGCCTTCCTGGTGGGCTCGGGCTCGGCCATCATTATGGCCACCTGCCCCTTCTTGCTCTCGAATCTGGCTGAACGCCAGCACTATCCGCTGGTTATGGGCATCTTCTCCGCCATGACGAGCCTGGGATTTACCGCCTCTACTTGGGTATTCCAACTGGCGGCTGGCGTGCTCAAGGTCAGCCCCCTGCAGCTGAGTTTCTGGGGGATGGGAGGGATTGCCCTACTCGCTGCCGCCCTGCTGACCATCGGTCGCTTCCAGGCGCGTGTGGAGGAGCGCTATATTGCCGCGTAGGTAAGAGATGATAGCAATGATCTCGACGCTGGTAGCTCGAGCTTAACCCTAAGAATGTCTCTGAGACTTCGCCATTCCCAGATAGGAGTAGGGCTTGGGCTGGTGACCCCGGCGAGACTCGAACTCGCGACCTACAGATTAGAAGTCAGTTGCTCTATCCAGCTGAGCTACGGGGCCAAACATTCCTATTCTAACCATGCTCGCGGTTCTACGCCTAGGGCGGCGCGTCAGCCAGCAAGAAGTGCTCTGAAAAGGAGCAACCTGGCATACGGGCTTTGCGCAGACAGGGGAAATTGCCAGGCAGCTCTAGCGGGGTGACGGGCTCCTGCGCTAAAGTGTCAGCTGAGGACCTACAGCACAGGAGCGTGGGAGTTTACGCTCCCGCACAGTTTGGGGGAGGAGACCATGGTGGAGCGAAACTCACGGCAGACGAGGCAGAAGGAAGCGGTACGCCGCATTCTGCGGGGCCAGCGTGAGTTCATCTCTGCCCAGGAGCTGCACGAGCTGCTGGCTCAAGCGGGCGAGCATGTGGGCTTGGCAACGGTCTACCGTCAGCTGGCTTCGCTGGCTCAGAGCGGATCGGTAGACACGATTGAACACAAGGGTTCTCAGCTCTACCGCCTCTGTGCCGCTCAGCGACGCCACCACCATCATCTGGTCTGTGAATCGTGTGGTAAAACGGTAGAAATAGCGCCACCGAACGAGGACTGGCTGCGCTCGGTGGCGGCTGCTCAGGGCTTCACGGTCTCCTCTCACACACTGGAGGTGTACGGCCTGTGCGCCCAGTGCCAGAAAGCTACTTCGACTCCGCGTCTCCTGTAGCTGCTTGCGTCTGTGGTCCGGCTTCAGCTGGCCGGGCTTGACCTGGCTCTGCTGGGCTTGGATTCCTGTCTGCCCCTACTTGCTCCCTGGCAGCGGGCTGAGAATCAGGGTTTTCACTCTGACGCTCTGCGGGCGCCTGGGCCTGCTCTTGAGACGCAGCCTGGGCTTGAGCAACCGGCCCGACCTGCCCCTCCCTAGGAGCTTGAGCAGGGCTCTCAGCTGGCTGCTTGGGAGCCGCGGTCGCTACCTGCGGTTGGTGGCCGTGCCCGCTGTCGTCCTTGCCTGCTTTTTCCGCTTTATCTGGCTTTTCGCTCTTGGCTGGTCGCAGGGATTTGAGCGCTTCCAGGGCCTGCGAGGCCTTCAAATCAGGCAGGTAGGCCTCGACTACAGCCAGGCCAATCTGCGCCAGTTGCGCCGGATCGGGATAGCAGATATAGACCGGGTGCTCTTCGGGCTGGAACTTCTTTTTGAAGAAGAAGAGGGACTTGAATCCGTAAGCGGGTTCCATCAAATCCGCCACCAGCTGGAGGGCGTGCTGGAGGATTTGCGGGGTGTTTTCGCCCTGGTTGTCGCGCTCGGGGTTCATGCCCGCCAGGGGAGCGGCCGACAGGCTCATAAACTCCACTTGCTCTTCGTCCCGCAGGCGCTCAGCCATGCGAGCAATGAGGAATTCCATAATGCCGTTCGGGGAGTCAGTCCGGTGGCGCATGAAGTCAAGCGTCCAGCCGATGACCTTGCCGTCGCGGTAGGTGGGCATCCAGGATGTGACAGCGAGCACGGTGTTTTGGGCATCAATCGCGTAGAGCAGGGCTACGCGCGGGTCGCGTAATTCGTCCAGACCACCCAGGGTGAACTTCATCTCTGGCAGAGCTTTGAGCTCGGCCCACTGCTCTGAGATGGCCACAATTTGCGACTGGACATCCCAGGGCGCGTCGTTGAAGGTGGAGAGCTCATCGTGATAATTGCTCTTCTTGGCCTTGTTGATGGCGGTGCGGATATCCTGCCACTTCTTGCCGCGGGTCTCCCACTTGGATGGGGTCACGACCATCTCTGAGCCCACTTCCAGTGAGGCCCATCCGTTGGCCACGAGCTCGTCGCGTTGGGGTTTGTGAACTGAATAGAAGACGGGTGACCAGGAGTGGTCGGCGCAGTAGTGCCAGAATTCGTGCAGGTCGGCGATATATTCGTCGGGGTCGCCGAAGGGGCCGGTAGTCGTTAGGGCAATGCCGTGCAAGACCCGGTAGGCAATGGCTGAGCGGCCGGTGGAAGAGAACCAGTAGTTATTGCCCTCCCAGGTGGTCATGAAGGTCATGGACTCGCCGCCGGACTGAACCAGCTCGTTGGCCTGCAAGCGTTCATTTTCGTTTTGCAGGACCGAACTGCGCATCCAGCTCAGGAGCACAATGAGCACGATGAGCCAGAAGATGAATCCAATGGAGTTGTTGACAATGAGACCAGTGAGTGTGCGGGGGGAGAAGCGGGGCTTAAACCTGCTGGCTACGCCGTTGGTCAGGTAGCGGGTGGGCAATTCGGCCAGCGCCATGCTCAGGGTCGGCTGTGGTTTGAAAGACCCGGGGGAGAAGGTGACGCACAGCAGGTAGAAAGCAGCCGTTCCTAGCCATCCAAGACCGATGACCAGGGAGCCGATGCGCAGTCTGCTGGGCTTGGTCCGCACTGGGAAGTAGCGCATGTAGGTGCAGATGAAGTAGGCGAAAATAAGAGGAGGCAGGGCAATGGCGAGTAGGGAGGGGATGGCTCCGTGGCGCACAGCCTTGGCCAATCCTTCACCCAAAGTGAGCGGGACGACTAGGTAGTAGACCAGGGCTAGTACGACGGTCAGACCGTTGAGCACCAGGCTGGTCATGGCCGCCACGCGCCGACCGTGGTAAATACCCCAGGAGACCACGAGCATCACGGCAGTGGGAATCAGCAAGCTGATGAAGGTGGCGGCAGTCACTGGGCGGGTTAGGCCATATTGCGCATAGCAGGAGGCAGCTGAATTCGTTTTGAGGCAGGCGGACAGTTGCGCGGCGCTATGGGGACCGGAGCCCATGAACATGCCTAGAGGAGTGAAGACACCGGCTTTCACCTTGGACGAGGCGGTAACAATGGGGCCCAGTGCCAAAACAGTGGAGATAGCGCCCAAGAGATGGCGGGTTTCGTAGGCTGAGCGGCGACCAGCCAGTGCTCTGTCGGTGATGGGACCGTGCCAAATGCGGCCGACCAAGTGTCCGATCAGGGCGGCGGCCAGCGCGCAGTAGTTGCCGGGATTGCCAGTGTAGAGCACGAGCAGAATCAGCGAGGTGTAGCCAATGAGGTTGATCCGCCGCCGCCACAGGAGGTTGCTAAAACACCCGGCTGCCATGAGCGCGCCGATGACCAGAATGACAGGGTTGAGCGTCATCGGTATGCGCACGAACCAAGTCCAATGCGACTGTAATTCGTTGATACCGTAGCAGATGAGCAGGCCGGCAGCAGCGCCACCGATGGCGGAGATTAACGATGTTAAAATCACCCGCCTGCGGCCCAGCCGTGGTTCTGCGATGCACAGAATGAGGAGGACCAGAGCAGAATCGACAATCAGCTGGAGAGGACCAGAGGTGATGAATAGGGAGATGAGCAGCTTGGCGAACTGTTCAGCCAGGCCCGGTTGGCGGGGTACTACTCCCTGAAGCGCGGGAGTGGGCCTGGTAAAGAAGTCGGAGAGCGGCAAACCGATCCGCTGTCCTCTGGGCACGCGCAGAATGGCGAATATGAGCCAGACCAATAGGTTGACCACAATCATGCCTATGGTGAAACTCACGGCAAGCATGTGTACCCGGAGCCAGTGCTTGAAATCATCCAATAGCACCGATATGGCTGATTTCTCCATGGTGCTCGGGCCTTCGTGTGCTGCGCTCATACTCTGCTTTCCTCTACTGTCTACTTTTGGGAGCCAACAGTGATTTGCTTGATATTGGCATAACTATCTAATGACTTGCTCATGGGCCCTAGTCCCATCCGTTCTCCTAACCAGTTTAAGGCCGGTTCCCAAGACGCGCGTACCGCATGCCAATCATGACCAGTGCCTTGGGCTACGACGAGCACCACATCCATGCCTGCGCTGTGTGCAGCGTTGCCAATGGCAGTCATGCTGCCGATTGAAGCGGGGTCGCTGCCGCCCGCGCCAGCGAAGAAGCTCTGACTAGAAGGCGCGTGCTGGGCTATGGCTTTGGTGGGTACCTGCGCTTCGTAAGCCTGTTCGCTGCCGTGGAAATAGTTGGCAATCATGGATTCTTTGGACCCTTGGGTAGGGCCGAGCTCGCTGTCGGCGGGCATCATATTGCCAAAAATATTGGGATGCCGGGCACCGAGCTGAACGGAGCAGGTACCGCCCTGGGAAAAGCCTCCGACGGCCCACATTTCGGGCGAGGTTGCCGCTGGCAGGTGGTGGGTAATCCAGCGGGGCACATCTTTGGTCAGGTAGGTTTCAGCATTACCATAGACCGGAGAGTCCACGCACAGGCTGTTGTGGGTGGAAGCGCCGTTCTGATCGGGGGAGACCACAATCGGTGCTAAACCGTTGTGGTGACTGGCGTAGGTGTTCATCATGCTCTCAATGCCGCCAGCAGTAAAGAGGCGATCAGGGGAGCCTGGCTGACCAGCTAAGAGTACGAAAACAGGTAGAGCCGGTGGCCGCGAGCTCAAGGCCGCTGGCGGCAGATAGACGTCTGCTGTTCGTGCGTTGAAGTGGGAAGCTGGGTTGTCGATATCTACTGAGAACGCTGCTCCACGTTCAGGGTGGGCAGGCAGATTGTGCTTGCGAGCCAGGTGCTGCCAACGCTCCACACTCATGCCTGCCTTGCTGACCTTGCTCAACTCTAAACGCGGGTAGGTGGGTACAGCGAAAATTGATCCAATGGTAGTGTATTCGCCGTAAATCATGTCGATTCTCAAGGCTGTGGCCACGATGGTCATCACAATCATGAATGCCGCAACTACGCGCTTCCAGCCGTGGTTGAGCACAAGCGTGGTAATGCTAAAGCCCATAGCGGCGAAGCCCGCAGCCACGGCAAAAATCACCATCCACCCCAAGCTCACCTCGAAGAGGACGAAGACGTCGGAAATCAGCCAGGTGGCTACAAAACCTACGATAGCGGCGAGAAGGGCAATGACGAGTTCTCGACTCAGCTTTTTCCACTGGCGCTTCCAGCACTGGGCGATGACGAGGGCGGCAAGGCCTATGGCTGCTAGGCCAAAAATCGTCAGTGGCACCCAACCGATGAGCAGATGAATGTGAGCAAAGCGTTTGAGCATGGAACCCTTTCTTCGTCTATCAGTGTATATCTAGCTCTAGCTCTTCGCGTAAGAGAGAGCACGAAGCTAGTGAAATGACCAGCGTGGCTGTTGTGTACAAGTAGAGCAGGAGCATAGCACGGGCAAGTACAAAGCGGGTAGTCCATGCTATAGTTAATGATAATAAATCTCATTAGTGACGTAAGGTCCTGAGCATACGGCGATGTCAACCCGATATACGGAACCAGAAGAGGAGCACAAGAACGGTGACTCAGTTGAGTAAGAGAACCAGGGAGAAGTCGCTTGTTTCCAAGGTTTCGCGGGTGCCTGCGCTGCTGGTGCTAACGGTCCTCGTTCTCCTGTTCTCGCTCAGCGGATGCGGGCAGGCAGCTTCAGCCAACAACCCCTCTACCGGCGGCCAATTCCAGGTGGTCAGCAGCATCGGGCAGTGGTCAGCTCTCGCGCAAGAGCTTGGTGGCAAAACAGTCAATACTCAGGCCGTCATCAACAACCCCAACGTCGATGCTCACGATTACGAGCCTACGAGTTCGGACATTGGCTTAATTGCCCGGGCTGACCTGGTGATTGTCAATGGTGCTGATTATGACACTTGGGCCAGCAAAGCTGCGGCTGACAACGGCAAACAGGTGGTCAATATAGCTCAGCGCTCGGGCCACCGCTCAGGCGATAACCCCCACCTATGGTTCTCTGCACAGGCCCGCCTCCAAGCTGGCAAAGCCATCAGCCACTCATATCAAAAAGCGCGCCCGGAGCACAAGGATGACTTTGTGCGTATGTATGACCTCTGGCAGGCTAAGGAGAAGCAGCTAGGAGATCAACTGCAACAGGGTAGCCAGCAGATGCAGGGCATGACCTTTGCCGCAACTGAGTCTGCTGCCGACTATTTAGCTGCGGATCTGCATCTGAAGAATGTGACCCCGCGAGCTTTTGCACAGGCCGTGGCAAATGAAGGCGAGCCCTCGCCAGCGGATGTGCACGAATTTGAGCAGGCCCTGGCTACGCACCGGGCGCAAGTGCTGGTCTTCAATGAGCAAGAGGAGAGCGCTGTCAGCCGGCAGCTTTTGGCAGCCGCCAAGCGAGCCGGTGTCCCGGTGGTCGAGGTCAGCGAGCAGATGCCGACCAAGTATACGAACTTGACGGATTGGATCGCCGCCCTGTATCAGTCGTTCGCCCAGGCGGCACATGTAGCTCAGGCAGCCCAGTAGGGCGCTCCACTCGCTCTGGGCGCACTTTGTCTGACACGATGGGAAGAATGAACCAATATGTGTAACACGCAAGGACCGGTAGAGTCACCAGGCACAGGAGGTAGTGTGAGCGAGCCAGACGAAGAGCTGAGCCAGGATTCCCGCATGGACCACATGGACCGCATGGAAAACACGGACCGTACGGACCAGAACCGGCAGGACGCACCGGCGGCAGATGCGCCTACTGCGTCCAGCAAGCGCTCGCAGGATGTGTCTGATCGCTCTGGCAAGTACACTACTCCCAGCTGGGCTTACGTCATCCTCTTTGCGGTTTTCGACCTGGTTGCGGTGGCGATTTTGCAGTGGGGCGTGACCCTGAGCTCCTCGCGCGTCACCCTATCTAATCCGCTCATCGGCTTCTGGGGCTTCGTTTCGGCCATGTGGACCAGCCACCGTTTTGTGCTGGTGCTCAACATGCTGGCCATAGGACTGGTCTATGCCATCCTGCTGTTTGTGTTTAACCGCTTTTGGGTGGCAACGCCGATTTTGC
This window of the Bombiscardovia nodaiensis genome carries:
- a CDS encoding MFS transporter, with the translated sequence MSETAQKPMLDKGGKSIAALMTALMAAVFAFQLNASMLSPALTTMQKELRTDSAQIGLTQTIFFTACAVFSLFLPRLGDLAGRKKVLLGMLSLTAVGCVISALAVNVPMLMVGRVIQGVAGPVVPMTLIMLHNRVTDEARYAKLMSLLTAVNGGIGGVDAILGGWLAGTFGFRAVFWFMVAIAVIAVILVAVYADESHADETPRMDWAGVLTLCIAFLLAYLAINEVEKLAQANWIMVIVEIVVAAAFFVAFWQIETRSKAPMVTTHYLKQRRTWGLLLTTLLTMTGVFAIMNGIVPDIAQNAKYGAGLSASVVSFATLTPYALVGLAFGPVAGMLASKFGYRTVLRAGLIVTVIGLLFGIYVSKAPSVWALVVLSIILGMSYAGTANIMLNGLGIVLSPADNTGYLPGLNAGAFNLGSGLSYAVLYAFMNAFTGSGNATSGYVASMVGAVVLLALAYLSSLLIPKHGDD
- a CDS encoding anion transporter, which produces MRRWALGLLKNETVLVVAAVIALISCLFVLPDKQYAGYIHYNTLAQLGSLMVVVCGFQRIGVFHLIGSNLLARVHTVRGLVLVLTALPFFSSMLITNDVALVTFIPFAIAVLIMAGMQERTFLVATLMTLGANLGSMFTPIGNAHNLYLKARSDIPTTEFLAIMAPYTLLAALMLCLVIWCTFGKEQASILQDLEARRIQESVLAPEQDSIQPQVQVAPCEGWRLAVYGALFMVCLLGVGGILPQWVMVLIVAAGFFLCDWRVFLQVDWGLLLTFVAFFIFIGNARRIPEFYNLVSGLVGHYPLLTSVISSQVISNVPTSLLVSGFSTAWRQIIVGTNLGGLGTLIASMASLISYKAVVKKYPGSKGRYLKVYTLWNVIFLLVLLALALLIE
- the fur gene encoding transcriptional repressor, whose protein sequence is MVERNSRQTRQKEAVRRILRGQREFISAQELHELLAQAGEHVGLATVYRQLASLAQSGSVDTIEHKGSQLYRLCAAQRRHHHHLVCESCGKTVEIAPPNEDWLRSVAAAQGFTVSSHTLEVYGLCAQCQKATSTPRLL
- the lysX gene encoding membrane protein; protein product: MSAAHEGPSTMEKSAISVLLDDFKHWLRVHMLAVSFTIGMIVVNLLVWLIFAILRVPRGQRIGLPLSDFFTRPTPALQGVVPRQPGLAEQFAKLLISLFITSGPLQLIVDSALVLLILCIAEPRLGRRRVILTSLISAIGGAAAGLLICYGINELQSHWTWFVRIPMTLNPVILVIGALMAAGCFSNLLWRRRINLIGYTSLILLVLYTGNPGNYCALAAALIGHLVGRIWHGPITDRALAGRRSAYETRHLLGAISTVLALGPIVTASSKVKAGVFTPLGMFMGSGPHSAAQLSACLKTNSAASCYAQYGLTRPVTAATFISLLIPTAVMLVVSWGIYHGRRVAAMTSLVLNGLTVVLALVYYLVVPLTLGEGLAKAVRHGAIPSLLAIALPPLIFAYFICTYMRYFPVRTKPSRLRIGSLVIGLGWLGTAAFYLLCVTFSPGSFKPQPTLSMALAELPTRYLTNGVASRFKPRFSPRTLTGLIVNNSIGFIFWLIVLIVLLSWMRSSVLQNENERLQANELVQSGGESMTFMTTWEGNNYWFSSTGRSAIAYRVLHGIALTTTGPFGDPDEYIADLHEFWHYCADHSWSPVFYSVHKPQRDELVANGWASLEVGSEMVVTPSKWETRGKKWQDIRTAINKAKKSNYHDELSTFNDAPWDVQSQIVAISEQWAELKALPEMKFTLGGLDELRDPRVALLYAIDAQNTVLAVTSWMPTYRDGKVIGWTLDFMRHRTDSPNGIMEFLIARMAERLRDEEQVEFMSLSAAPLAGMNPERDNQGENTPQILQHALQLVADLMEPAYGFKSLFFFKKKFQPEEHPVYICYPDPAQLAQIGLAVVEAYLPDLKASQALEALKSLRPAKSEKPDKAEKAGKDDSGHGHQPQVATAAPKQPAESPAQAPREGQVGPVAQAQAASQEQAQAPAERQSENPDSQPAAREQVGADRNPSPAEPGQARPAEAGPQTQAATGDAESK
- a CDS encoding esterase; translated protein: MLKRFAHIHLLIGWVPLTIFGLAAIGLAALVIAQCWKRQWKKLSRELVIALLAAIVGFVATWLISDVFVLFEVSLGWMVIFAVAAGFAAMGFSITTLVLNHGWKRVVAAFMIVMTIVATALRIDMIYGEYTTIGSIFAVPTYPRLELSKVSKAGMSVERWQHLARKHNLPAHPERGAAFSVDIDNPASHFNARTADVYLPPAALSSRPPALPVFVLLAGQPGSPDRLFTAGGIESMMNTYASHHNGLAPIVVSPDQNGASTHNSLCVDSPVYGNAETYLTKDVPRWITHHLPAATSPEMWAVGGFSQGGTCSVQLGARHPNIFGNMMPADSELGPTQGSKESMIANYFHGSEQAYEAQVPTKAIAQHAPSSQSFFAGAGGSDPASIGSMTAIGNAAHSAGMDVVLVVAQGTGHDWHAVRASWEPALNWLGERMGLGPMSKSLDSYANIKQITVGSQK
- a CDS encoding ABC transporter substrate-binding protein, with the protein product MTQLSKRTREKSLVSKVSRVPALLVLTVLVLLFSLSGCGQAASANNPSTGGQFQVVSSIGQWSALAQELGGKTVNTQAVINNPNVDAHDYEPTSSDIGLIARADLVIVNGADYDTWASKAAADNGKQVVNIAQRSGHRSGDNPHLWFSAQARLQAGKAISHSYQKARPEHKDDFVRMYDLWQAKEKQLGDQLQQGSQQMQGMTFAATESAADYLAADLHLKNVTPRAFAQAVANEGEPSPADVHEFEQALATHRAQVLVFNEQEESAVSRQLLAAAKRAGVPVVEVSEQMPTKYTNLTDWIAALYQSFAQAAHVAQAAQ